The region aaattttccaattaattatttatttcataaataaataattatcagccattattaattaattcctccaccattaaatcattctcttttatggtgtgaccctgtaggttcaatattaagccggtagtagaaataaataataataaaactattttatcattatttatataaattctctaatttattaaatatgattaattaattaatcatatttattctacatcgtgagggatacttctcagcatatggcgactatccggataatacgaattcactgcttagaataccaagaacatattcagtgagtagctaccgtacaatcaattccttctaccctgcaatgtcacgtttaaatacaaggcatggaacttgtgtcaagcctatcttatttaatcacttgctttcccattcactatgcttagttctatttaatgtaaattagaaactcctttctaatttcattcactctggccagagattcctgaactagcacaagtggatcagcattaaaaattctcttccttcactagaaggggtagatcctttattgatcatacactatcttcgtgtacaaattcctatacccagtagagcccttataattatccctggagactaagaactaaaccaaagcatagttcagtgtacacaagatgactatgatgacctcaagtctaaggatacttgtacaactatcactatgtgaacaattactgacacgtgagtgaactccattagttgttcagctatgtgagtaatgttcagtgaacttattctataataagcacctacatactagctatagtgtcaccacacaaatgtctatgagaacagagatccttcataatgaagcaatcatagtatgtaccaatctttgcggattactaattaccagttagtaatcctatgatcaggaaatatttaagtttagagttatcatcttttaggtctcattattatgatctcatcataatccataaaaagctttactctaaactgtggtatatcttatttaaacatttaaatagatagagcccgcaataaaaacaaaacaagtcttttattaatatcaatgaaatcaaaacagattacataaaagttatttctaaatcctcatacatgattggacttaggacatatctctttcagattTCCTTTGAAGTAGATGCATCCCCGATAGTCATTAAGCATAGATTCACAATTTCTTtactagcttccggagcttcttcatcttcacttaaaTCCCACCCATTCTTGGCCACGAGAGATCGTCCTTTTataagtttaggacattctcgtttaaagtgaccgggttgtttacattCGTAACACACCTCTTATATTTCCTCTGTATTTTGTTCTTTTTGTTTGGGAGGAGTGTAAGTAGGAGTGTTATTATTATAGACATTAGCATTTTGCATACCTTTGCCTTTGTTATAGCTCGTTGACGGAAAATTATTCTTATAGTTAGGAGTGTAATTTTAAGAGTAATCTGGCCTTCcattagagttaaaaactctttgttgattatttgatttaaggaagccttttccatatctttgagctttgctttgaagcacacgacgtaGTTGTCTCGTAAGTAAAGAAATTTCGCTTTCATCGAGATTTTGGATTTCTTCATTTAATTCATCGtcgttttcttcttcatctattagtataaattttaaagccatgtttttctttttttcttccACTTTTGGAATGACTTTTTCTTGTAAGTTATCTTCTTCCTATGCACGAGGATTTCCAAATAGATTATCTATTTTATTATCATTGAGATTGTGCATCTCTTTGATTTTGGttactttaaccttccaacttgGAGGTAATGATTTAAGAACTCTTCGATTCTTTTCATTTTGTGTATAACTCTTTCCGAGTTGAGATAGTTCATCGACAATGCGAGTGAATCTAGTTTCCAtgtcgatgatattttctccttcttgaaGTTTAAAGTTCTCGTACTCTTGGATCAAAGTGTCCATTCGAGAATCTATTACATCCGTGGTTCCTTCGTGGGTAACCACTAATTTATCCCACATTTCTTGCGctgacttgcaattatttactcttttatattctttttcagTAAGTGCACTTGTGAGTACCATTTCTGCCTTAGCAGCTatattcattctttcttcctcTATTGCGttatattcactaaccttcttttcgatgatgatgtcatcaaccATTTTGGTAGGAATAATGACTCTATCTTCTATGGTCATCCAAACTCTGAttccttgagatctagcataaatgcGAAATCTCGTTTTctatgttgcaaagttggtgccgtcaaatagaggagggcgagagctagatagaccttcaccacagcCGATGGTATTTAGATACGCCATTtcggatcactttttgttgttcctgtaaatctgcaaattaCTTAACAAAccgttaaaaagcactgctctgataccaattgttaggtcccgtaaaagggctattttaagctaaaagaggggttgaatagcttaattaccgatttaaaaattattatggcattttaaaaatatttatcccgTTTTAAGTTTTTTACCGATGCAGATTATGTATGCGGAAATAAAAGACAaggaagaaaataccacacgagaGATTTATCCGGGTTCgtgatggcgcaacctctaatagattcgctcacccctacgtccagtccccgagctcctctccaggacccgagttttcccttaaaataaccttgctccttacgtaggcggagaagcctttataACCCCATAAATacttgtcttggtgcgtaactccggattaccacctcaaaataaatgtgcaatctacacaacctatcttagacaataacaccctgttatttcttcaaagttgatgtagaacccttggtGTAGTCTTTGTCCTTCTAAGCTTTTGCTGGTCTTGGATCTGAATAgttggtcttgggtctttcctcttcctcacggTGCAAAGACTATTAATttcccgttagtacgtctaggacttgggtcttagaatgaGAATCACCTCACTATACTTCACCTCACTGCAAAACGAAGAAGTTAATATCTACGAAACAATACCCGTTATAGATAAATAGAGTTTGGACTAGTAATACACTTAACTAGACCGGATGACTTATAAATATTCTTAAAAAGAATATTAATGTATACTTTTCTTTAGATTAAGTGAATGTTAGAGTCTACTTGATATTACTTCGTTTCGAATAATATATGTTATTTCCgaagtaataaatatatcaagtccTTGGTGAAGCATTATAGCTTTCGGATCTTTGATAGAATAATTTCTCGTTTAATATAGTTGTGTGTAGACTTTTATAAATCGAGAACGTTATACTTATTCTTTAACTATTTGCACTTATAAAATATTTGGCCGAGAGAATAAAAGGTGCACAGTTTAGCAcagtttatatgtgtatatatataatacaatataagctttaagtTTTTCCTACGAAACACTGAAGGTGCTAGTATGGGAAGTCGCTTAATTTTTATAcgattatatatatacttgtatttacttaaaagctttaagattttcccacgaaacactagaggtgctggtaagagaattcacttaaatcttttaactaaatataataaatatgtatatatagatatatataatataagccttAAGTTTTTCCCACGGAACATTAAAGGTGTTAGTAAGGGAAGTCACTTAAGTCCTGTTAAACAATTttaacaaatatatcaatatatggccaaaataagtgcgtttaagtttaaagaataaaattCTAACTTTATAATTTAATTCCCACAAAACACTAAAGGTGTTAGTAAGTAATATTTGTAAGAGAGAGGTTTTTGAGATGAAGTATTTGAGTTTGGATATTAGAGAGTGTGTAGAGAGAATACTTCTTGAAAATGCCCATCAATTAATTAGCTCTTAGCTTGTGTATAAAATGGTGGGGATGGATGTTTATTTATAGAAGGAGTTAGTTGAAGGGAGTGGTTGAGATTGAGTTAAATTGAATGGTGAATGAAGGGAGTGgtgtggattgatgacatggaggataaTGTGTGTTTGTTTGCAACTTGCATATAGGACAAACAAGAAAAATTCCAAcaactattaattatataataatggtttttagctttttcaattaataattaattacttagttaattaagtaattagcacCATTAAATACAACGATTTTGTAAACCTTTTAATaaatacaaccaaaaatatgataattacctaaatatcataaaatgatgattTGCAAGTTTTGGTCAGTTTTGGTCAAAGGTAGATTGGTCAAACGCTCGgtcaaagtcttggtcaacacTTAGAAAAATCACACTTGGACaaaatttctttaaaaattaAGAAACTTTAACCATGGATAGAAAATAATATTTAAGTGACAATATTAAgtttcaagattttctagcaagtggaagtattttatttggatttaaaataattaaaacagggttcggttccaaataaaatatgaacgatCTTTTATGAAAGCAGATAGACCTTGTTGGCTCAGTTTGGGCTAAAataaatacttagaatatatttccttaaatataaaatattttgagagTGTGGGAAATAGttttaagtatttaaaagtattttctgcgataaataatatatttgagataCGAGAGAAAATGATTTGGAAAAATATGAGGAGGGGGataaaatgagatattaatattcctttatcaaaTAATAATTTCTAAGGGTGTGAAAATATATctttggatttataaatgtttatggagtgaaagatatatattttatcctttttaaaacatctgtttttgaaataaatttagcacaagccttctaaagaatatccaagttctgatattccttTCTCAAACTTGTTGTCTTATTAATATTGCAAGAGAGcctaagaaaaataatatttccgatagttcttttacgatctcattgctttggagtatattcctttaaaatatatgtattttgattttcagcaaattggaatatctcttgtatttatatttaaaatataaatatattttgaaaaacatttttgaaaatattttgctagatatggcttttcacttttgattatgtcaattaaattcatgcctagttggagaggatatacgtgttttaaattttatgttaaattatgcaaataccaaaataaataattaatcgaagATGTCCTTTCAATAATTTATggagtttgtagttatattaaatacatgatttaatttttaattaaatcagatttatttaaaCTTGTTCCGGAAGGTGTGTGAAAATACTACATTTTCTTCAAATATGACTGATTTTTTATTGCATTTGAGGATTCACGAGGTTGCATTTGAGGCTGTATCGGGTTGCAGAAtcgtatttttgtaaaaataaattgaaaaattgCACTTTTGCAAATAAAAACCTAAAAAAgatgtatttttataaaaaaacaaacTATTCAAACAACCTAAAATTTTTATTATGACTAATAAGTAATTAAATTACCCTTTTTCAACTAAAATACAATGTACTTTTTTCAACTGGAAGACATTATCTTTTCAATTTTATCAAACTAAAATAAATCACTTCCAAATATATAATGGCAATCTTATTTAATAAGATagtataataatattatatttattaatacTTAACAAATTACCTCTTTCAGCTAAAGTATATTAGCTTTTCCAAATTTTTCTAACAAAACCCCCtttttccaaaaatagttttaTGTAACAATATGCAATATAActttataattattaataattaaataattaccATTTTAAGCTAAAACACATCAacaatttattttatattaatgaaactatgttaaattttaaatttaaattaaattgaaataatttaatattattaaaaatttatgtGGTTGTAAGCTAGCATTATTAAAatgaaaatattaaaatttgataGTAGACTATTCTTATTGTGATACTTACACTTTAGGTCctttattttataattatgtgTGTAGCGTAGGAAACTCATATTTAAATAAGTGTTGAGAGAAGTCATCGTGTTGCGGGGTAATCCAGTAGGTTATTAGTCTTAGTAGTGGTTTAATAGTACGTCTTGTTCTCCGTTTTTATAATTTCTTATTTGTTCTTTTTTAATTTGTGTGTTTTTCTGAATTATTTTGTTAAATTAattgaaatttataaaattaattttgaaagtgTGTGTACCCTACAAAAGAGGTAAGTAAGAAGTTAAGTGCGGTTAGAAATTAAGTTTGACAATGGTTTATAGAGTCTGTAATTATATTAAatacatgatttatttttttaattaaataatatttatttaaactTGTTCCGAAACGTGTTAACAAATTTTTTAGGAagtgttaaccaaccgaccaaacgaaataTGACGAAACCATGTTTAGCTTATAATAGTACAGTATATATACTTCTCCTTATGTTTCATTTTTCATTAACAAAATTTAATTTATCTTTACTTTATTTTTCTGCCATGCTTCACTTTAATTTAACccgatttttattttatttattgtaTTGGCCAACATTACTTTAGATTATACTCCTCTGTCCTGCTTTTTTTTTTCTCGTCTTAGGTAACCcacagccgctacccttcgggtgcgcactgggtaaaccctacgggctcacacAATAGCCTgtaaaccacgtgaaccaaggtaaaccgcatttaagtaacatgctctgactcaggaggcataatcataaattctcttCATGTGGGATTCGaactgtgaccaagaggatagttatcctcTCTTTAACCAATTGAGTCAACCCTTGCGGGCTCCTCCGTCCTGCTTTTGTTGTCCACTATTACAATTTTCCCCTTTCCcgaaataattatttaatttaataagt is a window of Apium graveolens cultivar Ventura chromosome 11, ASM990537v1, whole genome shotgun sequence DNA encoding:
- the LOC141695924 gene encoding uncharacterized protein LOC141695924, translated to MVDDIIIEKKVSEYNAIEEERMNIAAKAEMVLTSALTEKEYKRVNNCKSAQEMWDKLVVTHEGTTDVIDSRMDTLIQEYENFKLQEGENIIDMETRFTRIVDELSQLGKSYTQNEKNRRVLKSLPPSWKVKVTKIKEMHNLNDNKIDNLFGNPRA